The bacterium genome contains the following window.
TTTATATCGCTTGTGCAATTTCAGGTGCTATTCAGCATTTGGCAGGTATATCAGGCAGTGATATAATCATCGCAATCAACAAAGATCCTGAAGCTCCTATTTTTGGAGTTGCCACTTACGGAATCGTTGGTGATGTATTTGAAATCGTTCCTGCTCTTACAGAAGCGATTAAAGCAGAACAATTATCCCCTGTCGGCTAATAATTTAACAAAATAAAATAAAAAATTGCCTGTTTTTGAAAATTCAGGCAATTTTTTTTATTCACATGTTTTAACTATGTAATTGAACATCTAACAGGTAAAACATGATAAACAATTATTTATACCTGCGAAATAAACCGAATTTTTCTGCAAACATAAAATTTACGCGCTTTGATGTGTTTAAAAATAAAGACGTAAAAATAGTTACTGAGACAAAAGCAATAGATTCCGGGCTAAAGCTTGCTACTCATGATGTGCTTATGTGCAATGCGGGAGGGATTACTGGTGGAAATACAGATCAAAATTTATTATTTCACTTATTTGGTGAAAATTTTTTATTTAAGTTTTGCCATATTTCCCCGCAAAAGTTAATAGAACTTGGAAAAAAATTCAGCCAAACCGTATCTGAACTTAAAAAATTGCAAATAAAACCAAATGGCTTAATTTTTGGAGGTATGAACAAAGATGTAGAAAGTAAAGAGCTTTTAGTTGTTTTAAAATATTTTTTTAACAAACACAAAATTGATCCTACTATTTTTTGGGGAACAACAGAAAAAACAGGACGAAATTATCCGAGCAAAGAAATTTTTTATGATGGTCTAAAAGATATCTGGAACGTAAATATAGAAGAATGTAAGATTAAAAAGAAACATGCACTCGATGCTTTTGAATATATACATGTCTCACCTGAAGACAGAATAAAATTCCCCGATACAGGTTGGATAAGCGGCAAGAACAGAAGCCTAAACAAAGGTCATATCGACTTAACCATAGAAGATGTTTTAAAAAAATACAAGGTTGATCCTAAAATACTCGAATCTCTATCCGAATAAATAAGTTTAATCCTTGCAATATTTCTGGCCTAAAAGCTCGTCAGGCAGAAAATTCTGCTTTATCTCGGGATTGCTGTGGGAATAAATATAATCATTTCCAAAACCGTATTTTGAGGCATCTTTGTAATGAGAATCCTTTAAATGCAGCGGTGGAGAAAAATCTTTGCCGTTCTGAATATCATTAAGCGCCGCATCTATCGCCATAATCGTTTCATTGGATTTAGGAGCGCGCGCAACATAAATCACTGCCTGCGCAAGCGCAATTCTTCCTTCGGGCAAACCCAGAAGTTCAACAGCTTTGTAAGCATTAAGAGCAATATTTAAAGCCTGCGGGTCGGCATTTCCGACATCTTCGCTTGCTGTAACTACCAACCTTCTGGCTATAAATCTCGGGTCTTCCCCTGCTGCAATCATTTTCGCAAGCCAATAAATCGCAGCATCTGCATCAGAGCCTCTTAAACTTTTTTGAAAAGCAGAAGCAAGGTCGTAATGTTCCTGAACCCCGTACTTTACTGCTTTTGTCTGAGCAAGTTTTTGAATTAAATCTATTGTAAGGTTTCTTGTTCCTTCCTCTTTAGGGCTTGCAAAATAAGAAGATTCAACAAGATTTAATGCCCATCTTGCGTCACCTGAAGCCTGTCTTAGAATAAATTCCCCTATCTGCGGCTCTATATTTATCTTTCCGTAAGTATTGATTAAATATTTGTAGCCTTTGCGGATGATTTCGAGCATATTTTCATCTGAAAGCGGCTTGAATGATATTACCTGAGTTCTCGACAAAAGTGCGGGAATTATTTGAAAAGACGGGTTTTCGGTAGTCGCACCGATTACAAAAATCACGCCTTTTTCGACATAAGGAAGAATAGCATCCTGCTGGGGCTTGCTGTATCTGTGAATTTCATCTATAAAAACAAGAGTTTTTCTTGCGGTTGTTCTAAGTTCTGCTTCTGCATCCGCAACTACCTGCCTTAATTCTTTAATACCCGAATTGACCGCACTCAGTTCTTCGAACCTGCAGTCAAGTTCTTTTGACAAAAGTCGTGCAAAAGTTGTTTTTCCGCATCCGGGCGGTCCCCATAAAATCATAGAAAATAATCTGCCTGATTTCAGGAGATTATAAACAGGAGAATCTTTTTCTACAACTTGATTTTGTCCTAAAAATTCATCGAGCGTTTTAGGACGCAATGTTTCCGCCAGCGGAATTTGTCTGTTTGCGTAAAACAAACTCATATTTTCAAAGCTTCAATGAGAGAAATTTCTTTTACATCCTTGCAGTCTTTATAGAAATGTCTGCCTACTTCCTCGAACATAGGAGCATTTGAACTTACAAAGTACTCTATTTTGCCCTCAGAAGTGTCATTAATCAAATCAATAAGAGTTAACTCCTCAGCTACTTTGAGCGTAAGATGTTCAGCAGGATCTATAATCATTTCATTGTTGTTAGTCAGAGTATTTATAATTTCTCTTAAATAAGGATAATGCGTACATCCGAGAATTATTCTGTCAACTTCCTTTTCAAGAAGAGGCATTATGTATTTAATAACAAGTTTTTTTGCTTCATACGTTTCGATTTTATTGCTTTCAACAATTTCAACCAGCCCCGGACAT
Protein-coding sequences here:
- a CDS encoding replication-associated recombination protein A, coding for MSLFYANRQIPLAETLRPKTLDEFLGQNQVVEKDSPVYNLLKSGRLFSMILWGPPGCGKTTFARLLSKELDCRFEELSAVNSGIKELRQVVADAEAELRTTARKTLVFIDEIHRYSKPQQDAILPYVEKGVIFVIGATTENPSFQIIPALLSRTQVISFKPLSDENMLEIIRKGYKYLINTYGKINIEPQIGEFILRQASGDARWALNLVESSYFASPKEEGTRNLTIDLIQKLAQTKAVKYGVQEHYDLASAFQKSLRGSDADAAIYWLAKMIAAGEDPRFIARRLVVTASEDVGNADPQALNIALNAYKAVELLGLPEGRIALAQAVIYVARAPKSNETIMAIDAALNDIQNGKDFSPPLHLKDSHYKDASKYGFGNDYIYSHSNPEIKQNFLPDELLGQKYCKD